A part of Lacibacter sp. H407 genomic DNA contains:
- a CDS encoding vanadium-dependent haloperoxidase — translation MKKNILYAFLFTSLTLIHYSCQKEISVSGKETLAGITVRNSDQGHLQQTKTFSSDVAIQWMNMQVWQMYKYPGIVGNVAYSRHYAYSGIALYEAVVPGMPAYQSIAPQLNGLSGLPKTKPGAGYHWAASANAALASINKKLFPAASAENKAAMDELEATLLAQYSSEADAAIIERSVAFGKAVAEAVFNWSETDGYQNSNNPYTAPAGKSGGIYWTAPNPMPVHSLPYIGNLRRIVLNSGEGAELPPPPYDELEAMTIEVINAKPAPGTNEFKMAFWWRDFPGTSTPGHYVSILRQVLQKEHASLDIAALAYALGGIIDVDITISTWQDKYKYLLARPFNYDDVIGQSFLPLLGAPHPEYPAGHATLSSANAEAMTAVFGDNYSFTDSTFYIYETTNPVGSKQPPRYFNSFRAAGEEAGWSRLYGGIHYRQSIEAGFWQGRKVAHNIISNLKFLKD, via the coding sequence ATGAAAAAGAACATTCTCTATGCATTTCTATTTACATCACTAACACTTATTCACTATTCCTGTCAGAAAGAAATTTCTGTTTCAGGCAAAGAAACATTAGCTGGAATAACAGTAAGAAACAGCGATCAGGGTCACTTACAACAAACCAAAACATTCTCTTCCGATGTTGCAATTCAATGGATGAACATGCAGGTGTGGCAGATGTATAAGTATCCGGGCATAGTTGGCAATGTGGCTTACTCACGTCATTATGCATACAGCGGAATTGCATTATATGAAGCAGTAGTACCCGGTATGCCTGCCTACCAGTCCATCGCTCCACAACTGAATGGGTTGAGCGGTTTGCCCAAAACAAAACCCGGCGCAGGTTATCATTGGGCTGCCAGCGCCAATGCAGCATTAGCTTCTATCAACAAAAAGCTTTTTCCTGCCGCCAGCGCTGAGAACAAAGCTGCTATGGATGAACTGGAAGCAACACTGCTTGCACAATACAGTAGTGAAGCTGATGCGGCCATCATCGAACGATCTGTTGCATTTGGCAAAGCAGTTGCCGAAGCTGTATTTAATTGGTCCGAAACAGATGGCTATCAGAATAGTAATAACCCCTATACGGCACCTGCAGGAAAAAGCGGTGGCATTTATTGGACAGCGCCCAATCCAATGCCGGTTCATAGTTTACCATATATCGGTAACCTTCGTCGTATCGTTTTAAATAGTGGCGAAGGAGCAGAATTACCTCCACCTCCTTATGATGAACTTGAGGCCATGACCATTGAAGTGATCAACGCTAAACCTGCGCCCGGTACCAATGAATTTAAAATGGCTTTCTGGTGGAGAGATTTTCCCGGCACCAGTACCCCCGGCCACTATGTAAGCATCTTAAGACAAGTGTTACAAAAAGAACATGCAAGTCTTGATATTGCAGCGCTTGCGTATGCTTTGGGCGGTATTATTGATGTTGATATTACCATCAGCACCTGGCAGGACAAATACAAATATCTTTTAGCACGGCCTTTTAATTATGATGATGTGATTGGTCAATCATTTCTACCTCTGCTTGGTGCCCCGCATCCTGAATATCCTGCAGGCCACGCAACGTTATCTTCTGCAAATGCAGAAGCAATGACCGCTGTATTCGGTGATAATTATTCTTTTACTGACAGTACATTTTATATTTATGAAACCACCAATCCTGTAGGAAGCAAACAACCTCCCCGCTATTTTAATTCATTTCGTGCGGCAGGAGAAGAAGCTGGCTGGTCAAGATTGTACGGTGGTATTCATTACAGACAATCAATTGAAGCCGGGTTTTGGCAAGGAAGAAAAGTTGCACATAATATTATCTCGAATCTGAAATTTCTGAAAGATTGA
- the atpA gene encoding F0F1 ATP synthase subunit alpha yields MADIKPDEISAILRQQLSNFNVGADLEEVGTVLQVGDGIARVYGLNNVRYGELVEFDNGVRAIALNLEEDNVGVVLMGEGKDIKEGSNVRRTSQIASIKVGEGMCGRVINVLGEPIDGKGPITGELYEMPLERKAPGVIFREPVKEPLQTGIKAIDAMIPIGRGQRELIIGDRQTGKTAIAVDTIINQKEFFEAGKPVYCIYVAIGQKASTIAGVMKTLEDNGAMKFTTIVAASASDPAPQQFYAPYAGAALGEFFRDTGRPALIIYDDLSKQAVAYREVSLLLKRPPGREAYPGDVFYLHSRLLERAAKVINDDSVAKNMNDVPDSIKHLVKGGGSLTALPIIETQAGDVSAYIPTNVISITDGQIFLEGNLFNAGIRPAINVGISVSRVGGNAQIKSMKKVAGTLKLDQALYRELEAFSKFGGDMDAATKSVIDKGGRNVEILKQAQYSPFKVENQIAIIYLGTNGLLNAVPIRKMKEFEEHFLHEMEVKLPEVLAEFKKGALPEDGIKKMVDMANSLIPQYKA; encoded by the coding sequence ATGGCAGATATTAAACCGGATGAGATTTCAGCGATACTTCGCCAGCAGTTAAGCAATTTCAATGTTGGTGCTGATTTGGAAGAAGTAGGTACCGTATTACAAGTGGGTGATGGTATTGCCCGTGTATATGGATTGAACAATGTTCGCTACGGTGAACTGGTAGAATTCGATAATGGTGTACGTGCCATTGCATTGAACCTTGAAGAAGATAATGTGGGTGTGGTATTGATGGGTGAAGGAAAAGATATCAAAGAAGGTTCGAATGTGCGTCGTACTTCACAGATCGCTTCGATCAAAGTGGGCGAAGGAATGTGCGGACGTGTGATCAACGTGTTGGGCGAACCAATTGATGGCAAAGGTCCCATCACAGGTGAATTATATGAAATGCCATTGGAGCGTAAAGCACCGGGTGTAATCTTCCGTGAGCCGGTAAAAGAACCATTGCAAACAGGTATCAAAGCGATTGATGCGATGATCCCGATCGGTCGTGGTCAGCGTGAGTTGATCATTGGTGATCGCCAAACTGGTAAAACAGCGATTGCTGTTGATACCATCATCAACCAAAAAGAATTCTTCGAAGCAGGTAAGCCTGTATATTGTATTTATGTGGCCATTGGTCAAAAAGCATCAACGATCGCCGGTGTTATGAAAACACTGGAAGATAATGGTGCAATGAAGTTCACAACCATCGTTGCGGCTTCTGCAAGTGATCCGGCTCCTCAGCAGTTCTACGCTCCGTATGCGGGTGCAGCACTTGGTGAGTTCTTCCGTGATACCGGACGTCCTGCATTGATCATTTATGATGATCTTTCAAAACAGGCCGTTGCTTATCGTGAAGTATCATTGTTGCTGAAACGTCCTCCGGGTCGTGAAGCATATCCTGGTGATGTATTCTATCTCCACAGTCGTTTGCTTGAGCGTGCTGCAAAAGTGATCAATGATGACAGTGTTGCTAAGAATATGAATGATGTACCAGACAGCATCAAGCACCTTGTAAAAGGTGGAGGTTCGTTAACTGCATTGCCGATCATTGAAACACAAGCCGGTGACGTATCTGCATACATTCCTACAAACGTGATCTCAATTACCGATGGTCAGATCTTCCTGGAAGGTAACTTGTTCAACGCAGGTATCCGTCCGGCGATCAACGTAGGTATCTCAGTAAGCCGTGTGGGTGGTAACGCTCAGATCAAATCAATGAAGAAAGTAGCCGGTACTTTGAAACTGGATCAGGCATTGTACCGTGAGTTGGAAGCCTTCTCTAAGTTTGGTGGTGATATGGATGCTGCTACAAAATCTGTAATTGATAAGGGTGGACGTAACGTGGAAATTCTGAAGCAGGCACAATACTCTCCATTTAAAGTAGAAAATCAAATTGCGATCATCTACCTCGGTACTAATGGTTTGTTGAATGCTGTACCTATTCGTAAAATGAAGGAATTTGAAGAACATTTCTTACACGAAATGGAAGTTAAATTACCGGAAGTTCTAGCTGAGTTTAAGAAAGGTGCTTTACCTGAAGATGGTATCAAGAAAATGGTGGACATGGCAAACAGCCTGATTCCTCAATATAAAGCATAA
- a CDS encoding GNAT family N-acetyltransferase, which translates to MALKQIDFGTSEYRQMLSLRYEILRKPLGLQFTPEELEHEKNDILIAAFEEEKMLGCCFLTAIDSQHVKLRQLAVQNNLQGKGIGASLMNFAENIARDRGFRSIQLNARKAALEFFEKQGYKTEGDEFIQLGIPHFLMKKKLR; encoded by the coding sequence ATGGCGCTGAAACAAATCGACTTTGGAACTTCTGAATACCGTCAAATGCTCAGTTTGCGGTATGAGATACTACGCAAACCGCTTGGGCTGCAATTTACTCCCGAAGAGTTGGAGCATGAAAAGAACGACATCCTGATTGCTGCATTTGAGGAGGAAAAGATGCTCGGCTGCTGCTTTTTAACTGCAATCGATAGCCAACATGTAAAGCTTCGGCAATTGGCGGTGCAGAATAATCTGCAGGGAAAAGGCATTGGCGCATCGTTAATGAATTTTGCTGAAAACATTGCCAGAGACAGAGGTTTCCGCTCCATTCAACTCAATGCCCGTAAAGCAGCACTTGAGTTTTTTGAAAAGCAGGGATACAAAACAGAAGGCGATGAATTTATACAACTTGGGATTCCGCACTTTTTAATGAAGAAAAAATTGCGGTAG
- a CDS encoding acyl carrier protein yields the protein MSGFTFDGYPACLVFLKRLKIRGNFLKMNSFRQFYQNACQLSKNSIFATCNQIITTMSDIAARVKKIIVDKLGVEESEVNPEASFTNDLGADSLDTVELIMEFEKEFNISIPDEQAETITTVGQAVAYLEEHAK from the coding sequence ATGTCTGGTTTCACGTTTGATGGTTACCCAGCTTGTCTTGTTTTTCTGAAGCGGCTTAAAATACGGGGAAACTTCCTGAAAATGAACAGTTTCAGACAATTTTATCAGAACGCTTGCCAATTGAGTAAAAACTCTATTTTTGCAACCTGTAACCAAATTATTACGACAATGTCAGACATCGCAGCAAGAGTAAAAAAAATCATCGTAGACAAGTTAGGTGTTGAAGAGTCAGAAGTAAATCCTGAAGCTTCTTTTACCAATGATCTGGGAGCTGATTCATTAGACACAGTTGAACTGATCATGGAATTTGAAAAGGAGTTTAACATCTCTATTCCCGATGAACAAGCTGAAACCATCACAACGGTTGGTCAGGCAGTAGCTTATTTAGAAGAACACGCTAAGTAA
- a CDS encoding LytR/AlgR family response regulator transcription factor, which translates to MKLRCLLIDDEPPALQVLARYISSINGLEIVGQCRNAIEALDILHQKAVDVIFLDIKMPRIIGTEFLKNLSHPPKVIFVTAYREYAVDGFELDAVDYLVKPVSFERFFKAITKLNRLMGKETSSVSTGETSNSAAFVYLKVDKDMKKIFVNEIEYIESWKDYVMVFLTGDKHFLVKQSITAFENLLSEHMFLRIHRSYMVSLSKLTGYNALSVQLASKEIPIGRLYKQSVMEKLQEHQRQL; encoded by the coding sequence ATGAAACTTCGCTGCCTGCTTATAGATGATGAGCCACCTGCATTACAAGTATTGGCAAGATATATTTCTTCCATAAACGGGCTTGAAATTGTGGGCCAATGCAGAAATGCCATTGAAGCTTTAGATATACTTCACCAAAAAGCCGTGGATGTAATTTTTCTTGACATAAAAATGCCCCGTATTATCGGTACTGAGTTTTTGAAAAATCTTTCACACCCTCCAAAAGTGATCTTTGTTACAGCCTATCGTGAATATGCTGTTGATGGGTTTGAGTTGGATGCTGTTGATTACCTGGTGAAACCTGTTTCGTTTGAACGTTTCTTTAAGGCCATTACCAAGCTTAATCGACTGATGGGAAAAGAAACCTCTTCTGTATCAACAGGCGAAACCTCCAATTCAGCTGCATTTGTTTACCTGAAAGTGGACAAGGATATGAAGAAGATCTTTGTGAACGAAATTGAGTATATCGAAAGCTGGAAAGATTATGTGATGGTATTTCTTACCGGAGACAAGCATTTCCTGGTGAAGCAATCCATTACTGCTTTCGAAAATCTGTTATCGGAGCATATGTTTTTACGTATTCACCGGTCGTATATGGTTTCATTAAGTAAATTGACCGGATACAATGCCCTCTCAGTTCAATTGGCATCAAAAGAAATCCCGATCGGACGTTTATACAAACAATCAGTCATGGAAAAATTGCAGGAGCATCAGCGGCAATTGTAA
- the fabF gene encoding beta-ketoacyl-ACP synthase II — MELKRVVVTGIGALTPLGKTLDEYWEGLTNGVSGADHIKQFDCSKFKTRFACEVKDFDPTTYLDRKEARKIDRFTQFALVVSDQAVKDAGISKDNVDVDRVGVIFASGIGGLITFQEEVVNFANGDGTPRFNPFFIPKMILDIAAGQISMRHGFRGPNFAVVSACASSTNAIIDAYDNIRLGKADIILTGGSEAVVSAAGVGGFNAMKALSERNDDPATASRPFDKDRDGFVMGEGAGMLVLESLEHALQRGAKIYCEIAGGGATADAHHITAPHPEGLGAKNVMTVALKDAGLQPSDIDYINVHGTSTPLGDIAETKAIMSVFGEHAYNLNISSTKSMTGHCLGAAGALEAIACVMSVVHDIIPPTINHFTDDPELDPKLNFTFNKAQKRTVRAALSNTFGFGGHNASVIVKKYS; from the coding sequence ATGGAGCTCAAACGAGTAGTAGTTACCGGAATTGGTGCCCTTACACCATTAGGCAAAACTCTTGATGAATATTGGGAGGGTTTGACTAATGGTGTATCTGGTGCTGATCACATCAAGCAATTTGATTGTTCGAAGTTCAAAACACGTTTTGCCTGCGAGGTGAAAGATTTTGATCCAACAACTTATTTGGACAGGAAGGAAGCGAGAAAGATCGATCGCTTTACCCAATTTGCATTGGTTGTTAGTGATCAGGCTGTAAAAGATGCCGGCATCAGTAAAGACAATGTTGATGTAGATCGTGTAGGTGTCATCTTCGCAAGTGGTATTGGCGGCCTTATTACCTTTCAGGAAGAAGTGGTCAACTTTGCCAATGGTGATGGAACACCCCGTTTCAATCCTTTCTTTATTCCAAAGATGATCCTCGATATTGCAGCCGGACAAATCTCTATGCGTCATGGTTTCAGAGGTCCCAATTTTGCAGTTGTATCAGCATGTGCTTCATCTACCAATGCGATTATTGATGCGTACGATAATATACGCCTCGGTAAAGCAGATATCATTTTAACCGGTGGTAGCGAAGCAGTGGTAAGTGCTGCAGGTGTTGGTGGTTTCAACGCCATGAAAGCATTGAGTGAGCGTAACGATGATCCTGCAACTGCAAGTCGTCCGTTTGATAAGGACCGTGATGGTTTTGTGATGGGCGAAGGAGCAGGAATGTTAGTGCTGGAAAGCCTCGAACATGCGTTACAACGTGGTGCAAAAATTTATTGTGAAATAGCCGGTGGTGGTGCCACTGCCGATGCTCATCATATAACAGCCCCTCACCCCGAAGGGCTTGGTGCAAAAAATGTAATGACCGTTGCATTGAAAGATGCAGGCTTACAGCCATCTGATATCGATTATATCAACGTACACGGCACTTCTACACCGCTCGGCGATATTGCAGAAACCAAAGCCATCATGAGTGTATTTGGTGAGCATGCGTACAATCTCAACATTAGTTCTACCAAATCAATGACGGGTCATTGCCTTGGTGCAGCGGGTGCATTGGAAGCCATTGCCTGTGTAATGAGTGTGGTGCACGATATCATTCCACCTACTATTAATCATTTTACAGACGATCCGGAGCTTGATCCCAAATTAAATTTCACGTTTAACAAAGCACAGAAACGTACGGTACGGGCTGCTTTGAGCAATACGTTTGGATTTGGTGGACATAATGCTTCTGTTATTGTAAAAAAATATTCCTGA
- a CDS encoding sensor histidine kinase, producing the protein MNSFLYNDFIFSPRYRVWRHLFYWTFHIAIWAAFWVVIGVPLSYGRQLINMIMWVPAFILFGYPLVYGAIPYLLLKGRLWQFFLLVLLWGILGLYIDAGYRSYVLIPAQEAMGLDNILPRGPLAFCYLCMTTSAASPMIIKFFKLWTIKQREWMRVQQEKATAELQLLKAQVHPHFLFNTLNNIYSFSLDNSPKTPGLILKLSSLLSYMLYDCKTEEVRLEKEIEIMKNYLDLEKERYGNKIEISWNVSGEIKDKFIAPLLLLPFLENAFKHGASEQIEQPWLGVDISVKNDTILCKIVNSKNEYVQESKNGIGINNVKKRLELLYQGKYELKINDEGNFYVVSLMLILSDAAHATANTYSPLIIAQNIRHETSLPAYR; encoded by the coding sequence ATGAACTCCTTTTTATATAACGACTTTATTTTTTCTCCCCGCTATCGTGTATGGCGTCATTTGTTTTATTGGACATTTCATATTGCTATATGGGCTGCATTCTGGGTAGTGATAGGGGTACCGCTTTCATATGGCCGGCAACTGATCAATATGATCATGTGGGTGCCTGCGTTTATATTATTCGGCTATCCGTTAGTATACGGTGCTATTCCATATCTTTTATTAAAAGGAAGATTGTGGCAGTTTTTTTTGCTGGTGTTGTTATGGGGGATACTTGGGCTTTACATTGATGCGGGTTACAGAAGTTATGTATTAATTCCTGCGCAGGAAGCAATGGGCTTAGATAATATTCTTCCAAGAGGGCCACTCGCATTTTGCTATTTATGCATGACTACTTCTGCAGCAAGCCCTATGATCATAAAATTCTTTAAGCTGTGGACGATCAAGCAAAGAGAGTGGATGCGTGTACAACAGGAAAAAGCAACTGCAGAACTTCAGTTGTTGAAAGCACAGGTTCATCCGCATTTTCTATTCAACACACTCAATAACATCTATTCATTTTCACTCGATAATTCACCCAAAACACCAGGGCTTATTTTAAAATTATCATCGCTGCTTAGTTATATGCTATACGATTGTAAAACAGAAGAAGTGCGGCTTGAGAAAGAAATCGAGATCATGAAAAATTATCTTGATCTGGAAAAGGAACGTTATGGAAATAAAATTGAAATATCCTGGAACGTAAGCGGCGAAATAAAAGACAAATTTATCGCCCCGTTATTGCTACTTCCCTTTTTGGAAAATGCGTTTAAGCATGGTGCTTCAGAACAAATTGAGCAACCATGGCTGGGTGTAGACATTTCGGTAAAAAATGATACGATCCTGTGCAAAATTGTAAACAGTAAAAACGAGTATGTACAGGAAAGTAAAAATGGTATTGGTATCAACAACGTTAAAAAGCGTCTTGAGCTTCTTTACCAAGGTAAATACGAATTGAAAATTAATGATGAAGGGAATTTCTATGTTGTGTCGCTGATGCTTATTTTGTCTGACGCAGCACACGCAACTGCGAATACATATTCTCCATTGATCATCGCACAAAACATACGGCATGAAACTTCGCTGCCTGCTTATAGATGA
- the atpB gene encoding F0F1 ATP synthase subunit A: MAFKSFKSLLVAVFSGFLLTMAQGAYAQHEQEGHEQAQPEHAGAEHAPKKEGFDAKEVIFGHIMDGHDFHFFDWNGHAVGFPLPVILYSQQKGLSVFMSSKFEHGHAEYNGYKLVKEEIGEKIVSTDPTEQVFDLSLTRNVVQMLLALFILVWILISIAKSYGKGLGVTSAPKGKQNFFEPIITFVRDEVAIPNLGAKAPKYLPFLLTVFFFILINNIFGLVPGSANVTGNIAFTVVLGLIAFIVILFSSNRHYWGHIFNPPGVPLGVKFILVPVELLSAVLIKPGALIIRLFANMVAGHIIIICLISLIFVFTEKLGQGFGIGSTVISIPFTIFIYFIEILVAFLQAFIFTMLTAVFISQAMEGDHGHGEEAAHH, translated from the coding sequence ATGGCGTTCAAGAGCTTCAAATCCTTATTGGTAGCGGTTTTCAGCGGATTTTTGTTGACGATGGCTCAAGGTGCTTATGCACAACACGAACAGGAAGGGCATGAGCAGGCACAGCCTGAGCACGCCGGTGCCGAGCATGCGCCCAAAAAAGAAGGCTTTGATGCCAAAGAAGTGATCTTCGGTCATATTATGGACGGCCATGATTTCCATTTTTTCGATTGGAACGGCCATGCGGTTGGTTTCCCGCTCCCAGTAATTCTTTATTCGCAGCAAAAAGGCCTGTCTGTGTTCATGTCTTCAAAATTTGAACATGGCCATGCAGAGTACAACGGGTACAAACTTGTAAAGGAAGAAATCGGCGAAAAGATCGTATCAACTGATCCAACTGAACAAGTATTTGATCTGTCGCTCACACGCAATGTGGTGCAAATGCTTCTTGCGCTTTTCATCTTGGTTTGGATATTGATCAGCATTGCCAAATCATACGGCAAAGGGTTGGGTGTAACGAGTGCGCCAAAGGGCAAACAGAATTTCTTCGAGCCCATCATTACATTTGTGCGTGATGAAGTAGCAATTCCTAACCTTGGTGCAAAAGCCCCCAAGTATCTGCCATTCCTCTTAACAGTATTCTTTTTTATTCTCATTAATAACATCTTTGGATTGGTTCCGGGTTCGGCTAACGTAACCGGTAATATTGCTTTTACAGTGGTGCTTGGTTTAATTGCGTTTATCGTAATTCTGTTCAGTTCAAACAGGCATTACTGGGGTCATATCTTCAACCCTCCCGGAGTACCATTAGGTGTAAAATTCATTTTGGTTCCTGTGGAATTACTGAGTGCTGTGTTGATCAAACCTGGAGCATTGATCATACGTCTTTTCGCCAACATGGTGGCGGGGCATATTATCATTATCTGTTTGATCTCGCTGATCTTCGTGTTCACCGAAAAATTAGGACAGGGCTTTGGTATCGGATCAACAGTGATCTCTATTCCTTTTACCATTTTCATTTATTTCATTGAAATATTGGTTGCGTTCCTGCAGGCCTTCATCTTTACTATGCTTACTGCTGTATTCATCAGCCAGGCAATGGAAGGTGATCATGGTCACGGCGAAGAAGCAGCACATCATTAA
- the atpF gene encoding F0F1 ATP synthase subunit B, which yields MGLLTPALGLLFWTLVAFLVVFFLLKKYAWPAIIKGLHEREQGIAESLATAEKVKAEMAQLKNENEALLIKAREERSQMLKEARETKEKIINDAKELAKAEANKIMVETQAAINQQKMAAITDVKNQIGNLVIEVSEKILRRDLANKADQEAYIHKLAEEIKLN from the coding sequence ATGGGTTTACTTACCCCCGCCTTAGGGTTACTTTTCTGGACATTGGTTGCTTTCTTAGTTGTGTTTTTTCTATTGAAAAAATACGCCTGGCCTGCTATCATCAAAGGATTGCACGAACGGGAGCAGGGTATTGCTGAATCGTTAGCAACTGCTGAAAAAGTGAAAGCTGAAATGGCGCAGTTGAAAAACGAGAACGAAGCATTGTTGATCAAAGCCCGTGAAGAAAGATCACAGATGCTCAAAGAAGCACGTGAAACAAAGGAAAAGATCATCAACGACGCTAAAGAACTTGCCAAGGCTGAAGCAAACAAGATCATGGTAGAAACACAGGCTGCTATCAACCAGCAAAAAATGGCTGCTATTACTGATGTGAAAAATCAGATCGGCAACCTGGTAATTGAGGTAAGTGAAAAAATTTTGCGTCGTGATCTGGCAAACAAAGCCGATCAGGAAGCGTATATCCACAAATTGGCTGAAGAAATTAAATTGAACTAA
- the atpH gene encoding ATP synthase F1 subunit delta: MQNPRLAGRYAKSLVDIAQEQNQLEQVYTDMKYLQDVCKQSKEFTNVLRSPVIKADVKDKILTEVISKKIGPLAAAFIHLIVKKGRENTLPEIAFAFVEQYNAIKGIHRVKLTTVSPASEELKAAIVKKVMADASLAHVELENIVNEGIVGGFQLEYNGNLIDASIARDLRDLKAQFQKNIYVQNIR, translated from the coding sequence ATGCAAAATCCCCGTCTCGCAGGTCGTTATGCAAAGTCGCTGGTTGATATCGCTCAGGAGCAAAATCAATTGGAGCAGGTGTATACCGACATGAAATATTTGCAGGATGTGTGCAAGCAAAGCAAAGAGTTTACAAATGTGCTGCGCAGTCCGGTGATCAAGGCTGATGTAAAGGATAAAATACTTACTGAAGTAATCAGCAAAAAGATCGGCCCATTGGCAGCTGCATTTATTCATTTAATTGTAAAGAAAGGCCGTGAAAACACATTGCCCGAAATTGCGTTTGCATTTGTTGAGCAATACAATGCGATCAAAGGTATACATCGTGTTAAGCTTACTACCGTATCACCTGCAAGTGAAGAGTTGAAAGCTGCGATCGTAAAAAAGGTTATGGCTGATGCATCGTTAGCGCATGTGGAACTGGAAAACATAGTGAACGAAGGAATTGTTGGCGGATTTCAACTTGAGTACAACGGTAACCTGATCGATGCAAGTATTGCACGTGATTTGAGAGACCTTAAGGCTCAATTCCAGAAAAATATTTACGTACAGAATATCAGATAA
- the atpE gene encoding ATP synthase F0 subunit C, whose product MDLILLDAVANAGGAVGAGLAAVGAGIGIGQIGKGALESIARQPEASNDIRANMILTAALVEGAALFAIIVGFLAMVL is encoded by the coding sequence ATGGATTTAATTCTTTTAGATGCGGTAGCAAATGCAGGTGGTGCAGTAGGTGCAGGTTTAGCAGCTGTAGGTGCCGGTATCGGTATCGGACAGATTGGTAAAGGTGCATTGGAATCAATTGCACGCCAGCCAGAAGCTTCTAACGACATCCGTGCAAACATGATCCTTACTGCGGCACTCGTAGAAGGAGCTGCTCTGTTTGCTATTATCGTGGGCTTCCTTGCAATGGTGTTGTAA